In Populus trichocarpa isolate Nisqually-1 chromosome 12, P.trichocarpa_v4.1, whole genome shotgun sequence, a genomic segment contains:
- the LOC7493188 gene encoding plastidial pyruvate kinase 4, chloroplastic codes for MSGVSSLSASLVTNPTSRLPHHAIQCTEFLGFVPKGRPINVTLSWRFPVRTQVGVIQLFGLHKTKLKLKSFAFSVPNENDQAGLCDSGTCTGDEMPVPFENDENLKGPDEEIVSSVLGTEVDSLRTVEHLGSKGSVVEKLKAVYLHVLASEQWNASQLKLCHRNYLDSATNLIHYLALRCLDIQQLKEDLTLLGLMNLETINLHVLSSLNASIRLLEALKSNSLNPNDSVSEGIFTEKRLDPQNDGKFTIQAMRKKASSNSEFLLGRLQDGRTTHIMVTVGQEATENETFITDLIKAGTSIIRINCAHGNPSIWSEIIKRVKESSQMLEKPCRILMDLAGPKLRTGKLKSGPSVVKISPKKNASGNVVFPAQVWLSHREAGTPPTHLSPDAVLFVDDQQFLSELEIGDTIRFSDARGKKRLLRISKKIHVFSGTGCVAECTRTAYVQSGTELHLKGKKRRSQLGKVVDVPAIEPYIRLRVGDLLVISRCSSSELDEMHVSMSGTHKITCSSGYLFDSVTPGEPIAFDDGKIWGVIKGTDISEIIVSITHASPKGSKLGSDKSINIPESNIRFEGLTSKDLMDLEFVAAHADIVGVSFVRDIHDIVVLRQELEKRKLQNLGVILKIETKSGFENLPLMLLEAMKSSNPLGVMIARGDLAVECGWEMLADMQEEIISLCGAAHIPVVWATQVLESLVKSGVPTRAEITDAAHGRRVKCVMLNKGKHIVKAVSTLDNILHSKSAERKVDVKPVILSSHHLR; via the exons ATGTCAGGTGTTAGTTCACTTTCAGCTAGTCTAGTCACAAATCCAACTTCAAGACTTCCTCATCAT gcCATTCAATGTACTGAGTTCCTGGGGTTTGTGCCTAAGGGGAGGCCTATAAATGTGACTTTGAGTTGGAGGTTTCCTGTTAGAACACAAGTTGGTGTAATTCAGTTGTTTGGTTTACATAAGACGAAGTTGAAACTGAAAAGTTTTGCCTTTTCTGTTCCTAATGAGAATGATCAAGCTGGATTATGTGATTCGGGCACTTGCACTGGCGATGAAATGCCTGTTCCTTTCGAAAATGATGAGAATTTGAAGGGCCCAGATGAAGAAATTGTTTCTTCTGTTTTGGGTACAGAAGTGGATTCATTGCGGACTGTTGAGCATCTGGGCAGTAAAGGGAGTGTTGTTGAAAAGTTAAAGGCTGTTTACTTGCATGTACTGGCATCTGAACAATGGAATGCTTCTCAACTCAAATTGTGTCACAG AAATTACTTGGATAGTGCAACAAACTTGATACATTATCTGGCTTTGAGGTGCCTTGACATTCAACAACTGAAAGAAGATCTCACTTTGCTCGGTCTCATGAATTTGGAGACTATCAATTTGCACGTTCTTTCAAGTCTTAATGCCAGTATTCGACTTTTGGAGGCCTTGAAATCAAATTCTTTGAACCCCAACGATAGTGTTAGTGAAGGAATTTTCACAGAGAAAAGATTAGACCCACAGAATGATGGAAAATTCACAATACAAGCAATGAGGAAGAAGGCATCCTCCAACAGTGAGTTCTTATTGGGCCGTCTACAAGATGGCAGAACTACTCACATCATGGTAACAGTTGGCCAAGAAGCTACCGAGAATGAAACATTTATCACTGATCTCATCAAGGCAGGTACTTCCATTATTCGCATCAATTGTGCTCATGGAAATCCTAGCATCTGGAGTGAGATAATCAAAAGAGTGAAAGAAAGTTCCCAGATGCTGGAAAAACCTTGTCGAATTCTCATGGATTTAGCAGGACCAAAGCTCCGAACAGGGAAGCTGAAGTCTGGTCCATCTGTAGTCAAAATATCTCCCAAGAAAAATGCTTCAGGAAATGTGGTATTCCCTGCTCAAGTTTGGTTGTCTCACAGAGAAGCAGGTACTCCTCCTACTCATTTGTCTCCGGATGCAGTCCTGTTCGTAGATGACCAACAATTTCTCAGTGAGCTTGAGATAGGTGACACTATAAGATTCAGTGATGCTAGAGGGAAGAAAAGGCTGCTTcgaatttctaaaaaaattcatgttttctCTGGTACTGGATGTGTGGCTGAGTGTACTAGGACTGCTTATGTTCAGTCCGGAACAGAACTCCACTtgaagggaaagaaaaggaggtcACAACTTGGGAAAGTAGTGGATGTCCCAGCTATAGAGCCGTATATCAGACTGAGAGTTGGAGACTTGCTAGTCATTTCACGATGCAGCTCTTCCGAACTAGATGAAATGCATGTGTCTATGAGTGGCACTCATAAGATCACTTGCTCTTCTGGCTATCTGTTTGATTCAGTCACACCTGGTGAACCAATTGCTTTTGATGATGGAAAGATTTGGGGAGTCATAAAAGGAACAGATATATCTGAAATCATTGTCTCTATCACCCATGCTAGTCCAAAAGGCAGTAAACTTGGATCCGACAAATCCATTAATATCCCAGAGAGTAATATTCGGTTTGAAGGCCTGACATCAAAGGATCTTATGGATCTTGAATTTGTTGCTGCCCATGCTGATATTGTAGGTGTTTCTTTTGTTCGAGATATTCATGACATTGTTGTGCTCCGCCAAGAACTGGAGAAGCGCAAACTTCAAAACCTTGGGGTTATTTTGAAAATCGAGACAAAGAGTGGGTTTGAGAATTTGCCTCTTATGCTGTTGGAGGCAATGAAGTCCTCAAATCCTTTAGGGGTCATGATTGCTAGAGGAGATCTAGCCGTGGAGTGTGGATGGGAAATGTTGGCTGATATGCAAGAAGAAATTATTTCTCTTTGCGGTGCCGCCCATATACCAGTTGTTTGGGCAACTCAGGTCTTAGAGTCGCTTGTGAAGTCTGGTGTTCCTACCAGAGCTGAGATCACTGATGCAGCCCATGGAAGGAG GGTAAAATGTGTCATGTTAAACAAAGGGAAACACATTGTGAAAGCAGTTTCAACTTTAGATAACATCCTCCATTCGAAATCAGCAGAAAGGAAAGTAGACGTAAAGCCCGTTATACTCTCTAGCCACCATTTGCGTTAA
- the LOC7489825 gene encoding spermine synthase → MEGGTGRGLECQKTMDGKANNGNGSEKAIPSCCLKARASAPELDAKCHSTVVSGWFSESHPCAGKTSKKVYFNNPMWPGEAHTLEVKEVLYKGKSEYQEVLVFESTSYGKVLVLDGIVQLTEKDECAYQEMIAHLPLCSIPSPKTVLVVGGGDGGVLREISRHSSVEHIDICEIDQMVIDVSKKFFPQLAVGFEDPRVRLHVGDAVDFLRSTPEGKYDAIIVDSSDPVGPAQELVEKPFFETIARALRPGGVLCNMAESMWLHTHLIEDMISICRETFKGSVHYAWASVPTYPSGLIGFVLCSTEGPPVEFLNPVNPIEKLEGATKYKRELKYYNSEVHSAAFALPTFLKKEVSLLQDQGR, encoded by the exons ATGGAGGGCGGCACAGGAAGAGGTTTGGAATGCCAGAAGACTATGGATGGGAAGGCGAATAATGGGAATGGTTCAGAGAAGGCTATTCCTTCTTGTTGCCTGAAGGCTAGGGCTTCTGCCCCTGAGCTTGACGCAAAATGCCATTCTACTGTTGTTTCTGGGTGGTTCTCGGAATCTCATCCTTGCGCTg GCAAAACTAGCAAAAAGGTTTACTTCAACAACCCCATGTGGCCTG GAGAAGCACATACACTGGAAGTGAAAGAGGTTTTATACAAGGGAAAGTCAGAGTATCAAGAGGTCTTGGTTTTTGAG TCAACATCATATGGGAAAGTGCTTGTTCTTGATGGTATTGTTCAATTGACTGAGAAAGATGAATGCGCATACCAGGAGATGATCGCCCATCTTCCCCTTTGTTCGATTCCATCTCCCAAAACT GTTTTGgttgttggtggtggtgatggtggtgttCTTAGGGAAATTTCTCGCCATAGTTCTGTGGAACATATTGATATTTGTGAAATAGATCAGATGGTTATAGAT GTGTCTAAGAAGTTTTTTCCACAATTGGCTGTTGGATTTGAGGATCCTCGGGTCCGACTTCATGTGGGTGATG CTGTAGATTTTCTCCGGTCAACTCCTGAAGGGAAGTATGATGCTATTATTGTTGATTCCTCAGACCCTGTAG GTCCTGCTCAAGAGCTAGTAGAGAAGCCATTTTTCGAGACAATAGCTAGAGCATTAAGGCCTGGTGGTGTCCTCTGTAACATGGCAGAAAGTATGTGGCTTCATACACATCTTATTGAGGATATGATCTCTATTTGCCGTGAAACATTTAAGGGTTCTGTTCATTATGCCTGGGCAAGTGTTCCAACATATCCAAG TGGCCTGATCGGGTTTGTCCTATGCTCAACAGAGGGCCCGCCTGTTGAGTTCTTGAATCCTGTCAATCCTATTGAGAAGTTAGAAGGTGCTACCAAGTATAAAAGAGAACTCAAGTACTATAACTCTGAG GTTCACTCAGCTGCCTTTGCATTGCCAACATTTTTGAAGAAGGAGGTGAGCTTGCTCCAAGATCAAGGGAGGTGA